A stretch of the Candidatus Effluviviaceae Genus I sp. genome encodes the following:
- a CDS encoding NADH-quinone oxidoreductase subunit C: MSKEVLDNLRAAFGDRVEIHEHNPRRAYVTVSNDDWISVTRHMYEKERGRLCTASGSDRTTGVELLYHFAIDRDGTVVNIRTTLPKPFPKIESLTPYYPAADFIEREIFDFLGVEFVGHPDPRKLLSAHDRPPDFHPMRRDE; encoded by the coding sequence ATGAGCAAGGAAGTCCTGGACAACCTCAGGGCGGCGTTCGGCGACCGGGTCGAGATCCACGAGCACAACCCGCGGCGCGCCTACGTGACCGTGTCCAACGACGACTGGATCTCGGTGACGCGCCACATGTACGAGAAGGAGCGCGGGCGGCTCTGCACGGCGAGCGGGAGCGACCGCACGACGGGCGTCGAGCTCCTCTACCACTTCGCGATCGACCGCGACGGCACCGTCGTGAACATCCGCACGACGCTCCCGAAGCCGTTCCCGAAGATCGAGTCGCTCACCCCGTACTACCCCGCGGCGGACTTCATCGAGCGCGAGATCTTCGACTTCCTCGGCGTCGAGTTCGTCGGCCACCCGGACCCGAGGAAGCTCCTGTCGGCGCACGACCGGCCGCCGGATTTCCACCCGATGAGGAGGGACGAGTAG
- a CDS encoding molybdopterin-dependent oxidoreductase encodes MPETKKASCLFCSFQCGFGLEVDQGVPVRTDLDPEARQNKGALCVRGHYNLEILQHPKRFLAGTVNRRRVPLSSAVTKAATAIADAKAGHGGDAVGVIVGTELSNEDYDAAVEFATKAVGTPSLAVAYDGSDFPLLAGGGAGDATPEDMDGAEATVLVGDVFWGHPCVAKRVIASRHLARANRVYTVNPYRTNTDWFADRHVQVRPGGEPVFLAALLTAMNAQGVPRVDPAKAAAAWGMSAGELEAMAKELKGKKKVLVLASTRLGDSTSAYLTGMLAAKLAHACGGKYAPLLRGGNAIGAHQRVGSARTVPEILKDVESGKIKTLLVLGPDMFQLYPGALCADAVDRLSFLAASAIFENDTTKRADVGLPLAAWTEAAGSYAASFGVSTTVEPAVAPQGDAAPAREVLAALAEALGAPLSGAQARGEHPPATVDAAAALAKLVAGAGDGLALVECISPIHRWDGAVTGRMAFAQALRPYCEIWIGEATAARLGVRPGENATVASDRGEATIIATVTDRMPDGLVAIPTYVADARGLMVWTPNAATRWFDVAAPGASVRAGS; translated from the coding sequence ATGCCCGAGACGAAGAAGGCCTCCTGTCTCTTCTGCTCGTTCCAGTGCGGGTTCGGCCTCGAGGTGGACCAGGGCGTGCCCGTGCGGACCGATCTCGACCCCGAGGCGAGACAGAACAAGGGCGCTCTCTGCGTTCGCGGCCACTACAACCTCGAGATCCTCCAGCACCCGAAGCGGTTCCTCGCCGGCACCGTGAACCGCCGGCGTGTCCCCCTGTCGAGCGCGGTCACGAAGGCCGCGACCGCCATCGCCGACGCGAAGGCGGGCCACGGCGGCGACGCGGTCGGCGTCATCGTCGGCACCGAGCTGTCCAACGAGGACTACGACGCGGCGGTGGAGTTCGCCACGAAGGCCGTCGGCACGCCGAGCCTCGCCGTCGCGTACGATGGCTCGGACTTCCCGCTCCTCGCCGGCGGCGGGGCGGGCGACGCGACGCCGGAGGACATGGACGGCGCCGAGGCGACGGTGCTCGTCGGCGACGTGTTCTGGGGCCACCCGTGCGTCGCGAAGCGCGTCATCGCGTCGCGTCACCTCGCGCGGGCCAACCGCGTCTACACCGTGAACCCGTACCGGACCAACACCGACTGGTTCGCGGACCGGCACGTCCAGGTGCGCCCGGGCGGCGAGCCCGTCTTCCTCGCGGCGCTCCTCACGGCCATGAACGCGCAGGGCGTGCCGCGCGTTGACCCGGCGAAGGCCGCCGCGGCCTGGGGCATGAGCGCCGGCGAGCTCGAGGCGATGGCAAAGGAGCTCAAGGGCAAGAAGAAGGTCCTCGTGCTCGCCTCGACGCGCCTCGGTGACTCGACGTCGGCCTACCTCACGGGCATGCTCGCCGCGAAGCTCGCGCACGCCTGCGGCGGGAAGTACGCGCCGCTCCTCCGGGGCGGCAACGCGATCGGCGCGCACCAGCGCGTCGGCTCCGCGCGGACGGTCCCGGAGATCCTGAAGGACGTCGAGTCCGGGAAGATCAAGACGCTCCTCGTGCTCGGGCCCGACATGTTCCAGCTCTATCCCGGCGCGCTCTGCGCGGACGCCGTGGACAGGCTCTCGTTCCTCGCGGCGTCGGCGATCTTCGAGAACGACACGACGAAGCGGGCCGACGTCGGGCTCCCGCTCGCCGCGTGGACCGAGGCGGCCGGCTCGTACGCGGCGTCGTTCGGCGTGTCCACGACCGTCGAGCCGGCGGTCGCGCCGCAGGGCGACGCCGCGCCGGCGCGCGAGGTTCTCGCGGCGCTGGCCGAGGCGCTCGGCGCGCCGCTGTCCGGGGCGCAGGCGCGGGGCGAGCATCCGCCGGCGACGGTGGACGCGGCCGCGGCGCTCGCCAAGCTCGTCGCGGGCGCGGGCGACGGCCTGGCGCTCGTGGAGTGCATCAGCCCGATCCACCGGTGGGACGGCGCCGTCACGGGACGCATGGCGTTCGCGCAGGCGCTTCGGCCGTACTGCGAGATCTGGATCGGCGAGGCGACGGCGGCGCGCCTCGGCGTCCGCCCGGGCGAGAACGCGACGGTGGCGTCCGACAGGGGCGAGGCCACGATCATCGCGACGGTCACGGACAGGATGCCGGACGGGCTCGTGGCGATCCCCACGTATGTGGCGGACGCTCGCGGCCTCATGGTCTGGACGCCGAACGCGGCGACGCGGTGGTTCGACGTCGCGGCGCCCGGCGCTTCGGTGCGCGCGGGCTCGTGA
- a CDS encoding NADH-quinone oxidoreductase subunit H, with translation MASTLSMLLYFLIFPGFLFTAVVGLLTSWVDRKVSARVQWRVGPPWYQPFADVFKLLGKEIVIPEGARGAGFLLAPVAGLAAVVLVSTLLWLTNLRGAGFVGDLIGVIYLLTIPSLGMILGASASSNPLASVGASREMKLILAYELPFVIAIFIAITKVSPMTLRLDGILEYQAVEGVLLGNVSCIIAFIVCILCAQAKLTYPPFDIPEAETEIMDGTHIEYSGAALAVVKLTQAMMLFTLPVLLITLFWGGVSLSGIGILWTVLKYLVIVTIIVLIKNTNPRVKIDQAVRFFWGPVTVLAIVGMVLALLGF, from the coding sequence ATGGCTTCGACACTCAGCATGCTGCTCTACTTCCTCATCTTCCCCGGGTTCCTGTTCACGGCCGTCGTGGGGCTTCTGACGTCGTGGGTGGACCGGAAGGTGAGCGCCCGCGTGCAGTGGCGCGTCGGCCCGCCGTGGTACCAGCCGTTCGCCGACGTCTTCAAGCTCCTCGGGAAGGAGATCGTGATCCCCGAGGGCGCGCGCGGCGCCGGGTTCCTGCTCGCCCCGGTCGCGGGTCTCGCGGCCGTCGTGCTGGTCTCGACGCTCCTGTGGCTCACGAACCTCCGCGGCGCCGGGTTCGTCGGCGACCTCATCGGCGTCATCTACCTTCTCACGATCCCGTCGCTCGGGATGATCCTCGGCGCGTCCGCGTCGTCGAACCCGCTCGCGAGCGTCGGCGCCAGCCGCGAGATGAAGCTCATCCTCGCCTACGAGCTTCCGTTCGTCATCGCCATCTTCATCGCCATCACGAAGGTGTCGCCGATGACGCTCAGGCTCGACGGCATCCTCGAGTATCAGGCCGTGGAGGGCGTCCTCCTCGGCAACGTCTCCTGCATCATCGCGTTCATCGTCTGCATCCTCTGCGCGCAGGCGAAGCTCACGTATCCGCCGTTCGACATCCCCGAGGCGGAGACGGAGATCATGGACGGCACGCACATCGAGTACTCCGGCGCCGCATTGGCCGTGGTGAAGCTCACGCAGGCGATGATGCTGTTCACGCTGCCCGTCCTCCTCATCACGCTGTTCTGGGGCGGCGTGAGCCTCTCGGGGATCGGCATCCTGTGGACCGTCCTCAAGTACCTCGTCATCGTCACGATCATCGTCCTCATCAAGAACACGAATCCGCGGGTGAAGATCGACCAGGCCGTGCGGTTCTTCTGGGGCCCGGTCACGGTGCTCGCGATCGTCGGCATGGTGCTCGCGCTCCTCGGCTTCTAG
- a CDS encoding 4Fe-4S binding protein: protein MNKRNVLDYGRCLSCKSCIAACFYSHNQQDHLEASSVLTNTVLQMNCRHCEQPLCEAACPQEAIKRRDDGLVVRSNMKCSACTSCAQACPFGAIDLEKTRHNLPKCDLCSWRTLEGKDAMCAGTCVSGARTFEDISDVSVQRGTPMRGARTVAKTVRRKR, encoded by the coding sequence ATGAACAAGAGGAACGTCCTCGACTACGGCCGATGCTTGAGCTGCAAGAGCTGCATCGCGGCGTGCTTCTACTCGCACAACCAGCAGGACCATCTCGAGGCGTCGAGCGTTCTCACGAACACCGTCCTCCAGATGAACTGCCGGCACTGCGAGCAGCCGCTCTGCGAGGCCGCGTGCCCGCAGGAGGCCATCAAGCGCCGCGACGACGGGCTCGTCGTGCGCAGCAACATGAAGTGCAGCGCCTGCACGTCGTGCGCGCAGGCCTGCCCGTTCGGCGCGATCGACCTCGAGAAGACGCGCCACAACCTGCCGAAGTGCGACCTGTGCAGCTGGCGGACGCTCGAGGGGAAGGACGCGATGTGCGCCGGCACCTGCGTGTCCGGCGCGCGCACGTTCGAGGACATCAGCGACGTGAGCGTCCAGAGGGGCACCCCGATGAGAGGCGCCCGCACCGTGGCGAAGACGGTCAGGCGGAAGCGCTAA
- the nuoB gene encoding NADH-quinone oxidoreductase subunit NuoB translates to MGLTKWGFKKSLWVFHLNAGACNNCDIEVLDCLCPKFDVERFGIKLVGSVKAADVLLVSGSVPRKVVPQLIETYEQAPKPVAVIALGACGCTGGIFKDGYNFAGPVDKHIPVDAYVPGCPPRPEAIIDGIVKLLGKL, encoded by the coding sequence ATGGGTCTCACGAAGTGGGGATTCAAGAAGTCGCTCTGGGTGTTCCACCTGAACGCGGGCGCGTGCAACAACTGCGACATCGAGGTCCTCGACTGCCTCTGCCCCAAGTTCGACGTGGAGCGCTTCGGGATCAAGCTCGTCGGCAGCGTGAAGGCGGCCGACGTCCTCCTGGTCTCGGGCAGCGTGCCGCGCAAGGTCGTGCCCCAGCTCATCGAGACGTACGAGCAGGCGCCGAAGCCGGTGGCGGTCATCGCGCTCGGCGCGTGCGGCTGCACGGGCGGCATCTTCAAGGACGGGTACAACTTCGCCGGCCCGGTGGACAAGCACATCCCGGTGGACGCCTACGTTCCGGGGTGCCCGCCGCGGCCCGAGGCGATCATCGACGGGATCGTGAAGCTCCTGGGGAAGCTCTAG
- a CDS encoding nickel-dependent hydrogenase large subunit has product MSTIIPIGPFHPVLEEPEYIQLHVDGETVLGADMDLGRIHRGMELLAQQKTYDQDMFLVERICGICSASHSWAASLAVEDVVGVKPPPRAEYLRTIVHELERLHSHMLWVGLGGHIIGYWTVYMWGWKYREPILDCLEAITGNRNNYAWYKPGGVRRDVPDDVWPMVLKAMDEHDAQVDMLAGAILDDPVILGRLKGVGILTKEDAIAYGVLGPTARGSGVAVDIRKSEPYGAYGEVEWDMIVQEGGDCLAVAVVRLLEMKESSKIIRQCIKNLPKGPVAAEIREMPRGEGVGHVEAPRGECFHFIRSNGTNMPERHKMRAPTFVNIPSYRPRVKGESISDATLIFAIIDPCYSCTERIAVLDPAGRPVMTGKDLLALSHRRTEELRKQI; this is encoded by the coding sequence ATGAGCACGATCATCCCCATCGGGCCGTTCCACCCGGTCCTCGAGGAGCCCGAGTACATCCAGCTCCACGTGGACGGGGAGACCGTTCTCGGCGCCGACATGGACCTTGGCCGCATCCACCGCGGCATGGAGCTTCTCGCGCAGCAGAAGACGTACGACCAGGACATGTTCCTCGTCGAGCGGATCTGCGGCATCTGCTCGGCGTCGCACAGCTGGGCCGCGTCGCTCGCAGTCGAAGACGTCGTCGGCGTCAAACCTCCGCCGCGCGCCGAGTACCTCCGCACCATCGTCCACGAGCTCGAGCGGCTCCACAGCCACATGCTGTGGGTCGGCCTCGGCGGCCACATCATCGGGTACTGGACCGTCTACATGTGGGGATGGAAGTACCGCGAGCCCATCCTCGACTGTCTCGAGGCCATCACGGGGAACAGGAACAACTACGCGTGGTACAAGCCGGGCGGCGTGCGGCGCGACGTGCCGGACGACGTCTGGCCGATGGTCCTCAAGGCGATGGACGAGCACGACGCGCAGGTGGACATGCTCGCCGGCGCCATCCTCGACGACCCGGTCATCCTCGGCAGACTCAAGGGCGTCGGCATCCTCACCAAGGAGGACGCCATCGCGTACGGCGTGCTCGGCCCCACGGCGCGCGGCTCCGGCGTGGCCGTTGACATCCGGAAGAGCGAGCCCTACGGCGCGTACGGCGAGGTCGAGTGGGACATGATCGTGCAGGAGGGCGGGGACTGCCTCGCCGTCGCGGTCGTGCGGCTCCTCGAGATGAAGGAGTCGTCGAAGATCATCCGGCAGTGCATCAAGAACCTCCCGAAGGGCCCCGTCGCGGCGGAGATCCGCGAGATGCCGCGCGGCGAGGGCGTCGGCCACGTGGAGGCGCCGCGCGGCGAGTGCTTCCACTTCATCCGGTCGAACGGCACCAACATGCCGGAGCGCCACAAGATGCGCGCGCCGACGTTCGTCAACATCCCGTCGTACCGGCCGCGGGTCAAGGGCGAGTCCATCTCGGACGCGACGCTCATCTTCGCGATCATCGACCCGTGCTACAGCTGCACCGAGCGCATCGCGGTCCTCGACCCGGCCGGCAGGCCGGTCATGACGGGCAAGGACCTTCTCGCGCTGAGTCACCGGAGGACGGAAGAGCTCAGGAAGCAGATCTAG